From one Doryrhamphus excisus isolate RoL2022-K1 chromosome 9, RoL_Dexc_1.0, whole genome shotgun sequence genomic stretch:
- the LOC131135544 gene encoding gamma-crystallin M3-like — MTMGKIIFYEDRNFQGRSYETSSDCADMSSYLSRCLSCRVESGCFMVYDRTNYMGNQFFVRRGEYSDYQRMGMSDCIRSCRMIPMHRGQFRIRIFERENLSGQSNELLEDCDNIMERFRMNDCMSCNVLDGHWLLYEQPNFRGRMMYLRPGEYRSFRDMGMSGTRFMSMRRIMDSCS; from the exons ATGACCATGGGCAAG ATCATCTTCTACGAGGACAGGAACTTCCAGGGTCGTTCCTATGAGACCAGCAGCGACTGCGCTGACATGTCCTCCTACCTGAGCAGGTGCCTGTCCTGCCGGGTGGAGAGCGGCTGCTTCATGGTCTACGACCGCACAAACTACATGGGAAACCAGTTCTTTGTCAGGAGGGGCGAGTACTCCGACTACCAGCGCATGGGCATGAGCGACTGCATCAGGTCTTGCCGCATGATCCCCATG CACAGGGGCCAGTTCCGGATCAGGATCTTCGAGAGGGAGAACCTGAGCGGTCAGTCCAACGAGCTGCTGGAGGACTGCGACAACATCATGGAGCGCTTCCGCATGAACGACTGCATGTCCTGCAACGTGCTGGACGGCCACTGGCTGCTGTACGAGCAGCCCAACTTCAGGGGCAGGATGATGTACCTGAGGCCCGGCGAGTACCGCAGCTTCAGGGACATGGGCATGAGCGGCACTCGCTTCATGAGCATGAGGCGCATCATGGACTCCTGTTCTTAG
- the LOC131136205 gene encoding gamma-crystallin M3-like: MRGPLTPWADLRYKSQGSMQQDSRSSSPQSKMSTTDMSMGKIIFYEERNFQGRSYECMSDCSDMSSYLSRCQSCRVESGCFMVYERPNFMGNQYFMRRGEYSDSMSMMGMSSGIRSCRMIPMHRGQFRMRIFERENMSGQSNELQEDCENIMERFRMNDCMSCQVMDGHWLLYEQPHFRGRMMYVRPGEHRSFREMGMSNISFMSMRRIMDSC; this comes from the exons atgaGGGGTCCGCTGACCCCGTGGGCGGACCTCAGGTATAAAAGTCAGGGTTCAATGCAGCAGGACAGCAGAAGCAGCTCACCTCAAAGCAAAATGTCCACCACTGACATGAGCATGGGAAAG ATCATCTTCTACGAGGAAAGGAACTTCCAGGGTCGCTCCTACGAGTGCATGAGCGACTGCTCCGACATGTCCTCCTACCTGAGCAGGTGCCAGTCCTGCCGGGTGGAGAGCGGCTGCTTCATGGTGTACGAGCGCCCCAACTTCATGGGGAACCAGTACTTCATGAGGAGGGGCGAGTACTCGGACTCCATGAGCATGATGGGCATGAGCAGCGGCATCAGGTCCTGCCGTATGATCCCCATG CACAGAGGCCAGTTCCGCATGAGGATCTTTGAGAGGGAGAACATGAGCGGCCAGTCCAACGAGCTGCAGGAGGACTGCGAGAACATCATGGAGCGCTTCCGCATGAACGACTGCATGTCCTGCCAGGTGATGGACGGCCACTGGCTGCTGTACGAGCAGCCCCACTTCCGCGGCAGGATGATGTACGTGAGGCCCGGCGAGCACCGCAGCTTCAGGGAGATGGGCATGAGCAACATCAGCTTCATGAGCATGAGACGCATCATGGACTCCTGCTAG
- the LOC131135573 gene encoding gamma-crystallin M3-like — MSNTGMNMRGKIIFYEDRNFQGRSYECMSDCSDMSSYLSRCQSCRVESGCFMVYERPNFMGNQYFMRRGEYSDSMSMMGMRDCIRSCRSIPMHRGQFRLKIFERENFSGTMHELHEDCDNIMDRFRMNDCMSCQVMDGHWLLYEQPHFRGRMMYVRPGEYRSFREMGMSNMRFMSMRRIMDSCN; from the exons ATGAGCAACACCGGCATGAACATGAGGGGCAAG ATCATCTTCTACGAGGACAGGAACTTCCAGGGTCGCTCCTACGAGTGCATGAGCGACTGCTCCGATATGTCCTCCTACCTGAGCAGGTGCCAGTCCTGCCGGGTGGAGAGCGGTTGCTTCATGGTGTACGAGCGCCCCAACTTCATGGGGAACCAGTACTTCATGAGGAGGGGCGAGTACTCCGACTCCATGAGCATGATGGGCATGCGGGACTGCATCAGATCCTGCCGTTCCATCCCCATG CACAGAGGCCAGTTCCGGCTCAAGATCTTCGAGAGGGAGAACTTCAGCGGCACCATGCACGAGCTGCACGAGGACTGCGACAACATCATGGACCGCTTCCGCATGAACGACTGCATGTCCTGCCAGGTGATGGACGGCCACTGGCTGCTGTACGAGCAGCCCCACTTCCGCGGCAGGATGATGTACGTGAGGCCCGGAGAGTACCGCAGCTTCAGGGAGATGGGCATGAGCAACATGAGGTTCATGAGCATGAGACGCATCATGGACTCCTGCAACTAA
- the LOC131136283 gene encoding gamma-crystallin M2-like codes for MGKIIFYEDKNFQGRSYECSNDCTDLHSFFSRCNSIRVESGCFMIYERPNFMGHQYFMRRGEYPDYQRWMGFSSCIRSCRMIPVYRGSYRLRIYEKPDFSGHMMEFVEDCACVSDRFHHRHIYSCNVMNGYWIFYEYPNFRGRQYFLRPGEYRRYRDWCATCAIVGSFRRVTEF; via the exons ATGGGCAAG ATCATCTTCTACGAGGACAAGAACTTCCAGGGTCGGAGCTATGAGTGCAGCAACGACTGCACAGACCTTCACTCCTTCTTCAGCCGCTGCAACTCCATCCGGGTGGAGAGCGGCTGCTTCATGATCTACGAGCGGCCCAACTTCATGGGTCACCAGTACTTCATGAGGAGGGGCGAGTACCCCGACTACCAGAGGTGGATGGGCTTCAGCAGCTGCATCCGTTCGTGCAGGATGATTCCCGTG TACCGAGGCTCGTACAGATTGCGCATCTACGAGAAGCCCGACTTCAGCGGTCACATGATGGAGTTCGTGGAAGACTGCGCCTGTGTGTCCGACCGTTTCCACCACCGCCATATCTACTCCTGTAACGTCATGAACGGCTACTGGATCTTCTACGAGTACCCCAACTTCCGAGGGCGCCAGTACTTCTTGAGGCCCGGCGAGTACCGGCGGTACCGCGACTGGTGCGCCACCTGCGCCATCGTCGGCTCCTTCAGGAGGGTCACCGAATTTTAG
- the LOC131135574 gene encoding gamma-crystallin M1-like → MGKIILFEEKNFQGRSYDCMSDCPELTSVLSRCQSCRVESGCFMVYERPNFMGLQLFLRRGEYHDLQRLMSMGMTLDSIRSCRTIPFHRGQFRIKIFERENMGGQSNELQEDCDNIMDRFRMNDILSCQVMEGHWLLYEQPHFRGRVVYVRPGEHRSIREMGMSGIRLMSLRRITDMC, encoded by the exons ATGGGCAAG ATCATCCTTTTCGAGGAGAAGAACTTCCAGGGCCGCTCCTATGACTGCATGAGCGACTGCCCCGAGCTGACCTCGGTCCTGAGCAGGTGCCAGTCCTGCCGGGTGGAGAGCGGCTGCTTCATGGTCTACGAGCGCCCCAACTTCATGGGCCTGCAGCTGTTCCTCAGGAGGGGCGAGTACCACGACCTGCAGCGTCTCATGAGCATGGGCATGACGCTGGACTCCATCAGATCCTGCAGAACCATCCCCTTT CACAGGGGTCAGTTCCGGATCAAGATCTTTGAGAGGGAGAACATGGGCGGCCAGTCCAACGAGCTGCAGGAGGACTGCGACAACATCATGGACCGCTTCCGCATGAACGACATCCTGTCCTGCCAGGTGATGGAGGGCCACTGGCTGCTGTACGAGCAGCCCCACTTCCGCGGCAGGGTGGTCTACGTCAGACCCGGCGAGCACCGCAGCATCAGGGAGATGGGCATGAGCGGCATCAGGCTCATGAGCTTGAGGCGCATCACCGACATGTGCTAG